A single genomic interval of Shewanella psychropiezotolerans harbors:
- a CDS encoding catalase family peroxidase, protein MISKNVNSLIKVSILSSLSIFSAPLFATEKTIPELVDAVNGTLDTESREAGKKVKLRNHAKGFCTSGVFKPSPKINNALAIPLFNQAEIGVIARFSLGGTNPHASDKGAGRFMSLKIDGNNESLNFVTTNSQVFFASDLDDFFTFQTKVKQGAEGKQWLIDNKPDAKAFFEHIDQMLPSSSFANSAYFGVNSFLFNTYDNQITAGRWIFEPVEEKSTLSQVQLAHLTDDFLKEELLTRIKAKPAMWNVYIKFAEEGDSIDDPTILWPESRQHLLVGEVIINGSRDDEAATLQCEKSIFNPVQLPKGIAPSADPILNARAPAYIESFIRRL, encoded by the coding sequence ATGATTTCAAAAAATGTTAATAGCCTCATTAAGGTCAGTATTTTATCTAGCTTATCAATCTTCTCAGCACCATTGTTTGCTACTGAGAAAACCATCCCCGAATTAGTCGATGCCGTTAATGGTACTTTGGATACTGAAAGTCGTGAAGCGGGTAAAAAGGTAAAATTGCGTAACCACGCTAAAGGCTTTTGTACGTCAGGTGTATTTAAACCTTCGCCCAAAATAAATAACGCATTAGCTATACCACTTTTTAATCAAGCAGAAATCGGGGTTATCGCACGTTTCTCCCTCGGAGGAACCAATCCACATGCCTCAGATAAGGGAGCTGGTCGTTTTATGTCACTCAAGATTGATGGCAATAATGAAAGCTTGAATTTTGTGACTACGAATTCGCAAGTCTTTTTTGCGAGTGATCTTGACGATTTTTTTACCTTTCAAACCAAAGTCAAACAAGGGGCCGAAGGTAAGCAATGGCTGATTGATAATAAACCTGATGCGAAAGCATTCTTTGAACATATAGATCAGATGTTACCGAGCTCTAGCTTTGCAAACAGCGCTTACTTTGGTGTTAACAGCTTTCTATTTAATACTTATGATAATCAAATAACGGCAGGGCGTTGGATATTTGAACCTGTTGAGGAGAAAAGTACGCTATCCCAAGTTCAATTAGCTCATCTAACTGATGATTTTTTAAAAGAAGAGTTGTTAACACGTATAAAAGCTAAACCAGCAATGTGGAATGTGTATATTAAATTTGCTGAAGAAGGTGACTCTATAGATGATCCTACTATTCTATGGCCTGAATCTCGCCAACACTTGTTAGTAGGCGAAGTGATTATTAATGGCAGTCGAGATGATGAAGCTGCAACTCTACAATGTGAGAAGAGTATTTTTAATCCAGTACAATTACCTAAGGGAATAGCCCCGTCAGCAGACCCAATATTAAATGCCAGAGCACCAGCCTATATAGAGTCTTTCATTAGGCGTTTATAA
- a CDS encoding H-NS histone family protein — translation MSKFLSTLTHGKRFKAAVKELPFDELMVFAIRLENIIKQRETQAAADLEKNAERNAQIEAIRKQVVELGLCMDDINSLPRSAGGKIERRPAKYKIQVNDQVITWTGRGRRPTVFNIKLDEGFELNDFLIR, via the coding sequence ATGTCAAAATTTTTATCAACCCTTACGCACGGAAAACGATTTAAGGCAGCCGTAAAAGAACTCCCCTTTGACGAACTTATGGTGTTCGCCATCCGACTTGAGAACATCATTAAACAAAGAGAAACACAGGCCGCTGCCGACCTTGAAAAAAATGCAGAACGTAATGCGCAAATTGAGGCCATAAGAAAACAGGTGGTCGAGCTAGGACTCTGCATGGATGATATAAATTCGCTCCCTAGATCTGCTGGCGGGAAAATCGAGCGACGTCCAGCAAAATACAAGATTCAGGTTAATGACCAAGTCATCACTTGGACGGGGCGGGGGCGCAGGCCAACCGTATTTAACATTAAGCTGGATGAAGGTTTTGAGCTTAATGATTTTCTAATCAGATAA
- a CDS encoding LysR family transcriptional regulator yields MNKRLKMDLLLDLELLRTFVMVAKTGELKKAAQAIFRSQAAVSMQMKRLEELVGCTLMERNNRGIQLTDAGETLLGYSEQFLKLNNATFSALNERDLSGQFNFGVPTDYAQDFLNFFMPVLTREIPNLEAKIICDRSRTLRKKLKAGELDIAIVAGEPDYTDDQLLWSERLIWSASAQINVEELKEIPVAIYDDNCIISDLCISGLKKSTISYRQVFSSSILENVATAVHSGFAMSLLPESMFDSCKIQEVSSSILKSNSVLNMNMINSPMIDEPILTKIAECLRLASNTQRLGSRSV; encoded by the coding sequence ATGAATAAAAGATTGAAAATGGATCTATTACTCGATCTTGAACTATTGCGAACTTTTGTCATGGTTGCTAAGACCGGAGAATTAAAGAAAGCAGCTCAAGCTATTTTTCGTTCTCAAGCTGCCGTTAGTATGCAAATGAAGAGACTAGAGGAATTGGTTGGTTGCACTCTGATGGAACGCAATAACCGGGGGATACAATTAACCGATGCCGGAGAAACCCTGCTCGGCTACAGCGAACAGTTTCTGAAACTCAATAACGCAACCTTTTCGGCATTAAATGAGCGAGACCTGTCCGGGCAGTTCAATTTTGGCGTTCCGACGGATTATGCTCAAGATTTTTTAAACTTCTTTATGCCTGTATTGACCCGTGAAATACCAAACCTTGAAGCAAAAATAATCTGTGACCGCAGTCGAACCTTACGAAAGAAGCTTAAAGCTGGCGAATTGGATATTGCTATTGTTGCAGGCGAACCAGACTACACTGATGATCAATTGCTCTGGAGTGAGCGATTGATCTGGTCAGCCTCAGCCCAGATCAATGTGGAAGAACTGAAAGAAATACCTGTCGCCATTTATGATGATAACTGCATCATCAGCGATTTATGCATCAGTGGACTGAAAAAGTCCACTATTTCATATCGGCAGGTATTTAGCAGTTCAATACTTGAAAATGTCGCCACCGCCGTTCATTCCGGTTTCGCCATGTCACTGTTGCCAGAATCGATGTTTGATAGTTGCAAAATACAAGAGGTATCTTCAAGTATTCTAAAAAGTAATTCAGTACTCAATATGAATATGATTAATTCACCAATGATAGACGAACCAATACTCACTAAAATAGCAGAATGCTTGCGGCTAGCCAGCAACACCCAACGATTAGGAAGTCGATCTGTTTAG
- a CDS encoding adenylosuccinate synthetase, producing MFKAVIGLQFGDEGKGKFVDLLAQRYKHIARFNGGTNAGHTVSFNGKRTVFSQIPATVIDGKHLYVCQGALICMEKMIEELAFLREYCPNSKVFIDPRCHITLPIHIELNKASEAYKGKNKIGSVGVGVGACFEDKTNRTGIRLIDTMDEKRLKEKLEILWHLRQKQISKVFNSELWLDFEQEYCRLLEQGKELKSYFAYTNEIIGELISDKVNILLESSQATFLDNSFGTYPYTVAYQTLIQNCFPSIGIPANKISILGVMKCYMIRVGNGPFPTELFDEKANYIRVKGNEFGSVSKRPRRCGWLDLVLIEHSIKLNGVNEIAITNVDALAGVETVQVCTSYKLNNRPVCTNEALLYLDDVTLEYQSFKGWPELAEHYDNVEQLPNELIEYLCFIQSRVNVDISHISYGPDRSQTIEVRTKLLKCNFSLLEEMLV from the coding sequence ATGTTTAAAGCAGTTATAGGTCTTCAGTTTGGGGATGAAGGAAAAGGAAAGTTTGTCGATCTTCTCGCACAAAGGTACAAACATATAGCCAGGTTCAATGGTGGAACCAACGCAGGCCATACCGTCAGTTTCAATGGAAAGCGTACTGTGTTTTCCCAGATCCCTGCAACAGTCATAGATGGGAAACATTTGTATGTGTGCCAGGGAGCCTTAATCTGCATGGAAAAAATGATTGAGGAATTAGCCTTTTTACGTGAATACTGCCCAAATAGTAAGGTGTTTATCGACCCAAGATGTCATATCACCTTACCTATCCATATCGAGTTAAATAAAGCGTCTGAGGCCTATAAGGGGAAAAATAAAATCGGGTCCGTCGGCGTTGGAGTCGGAGCTTGTTTTGAAGATAAGACCAATAGAACAGGTATCCGCTTGATTGATACAATGGACGAAAAAAGATTAAAAGAGAAACTTGAGATTCTATGGCATTTAAGGCAGAAACAAATATCCAAAGTCTTCAATAGTGAGCTTTGGTTGGACTTTGAACAAGAGTATTGCCGTCTTCTTGAGCAGGGAAAAGAGCTAAAGTCCTATTTCGCGTATACCAATGAAATCATAGGGGAGCTAATATCAGATAAAGTTAATATCCTGCTTGAATCTTCACAGGCTACATTCTTAGACAACAGTTTTGGGACTTACCCTTATACAGTGGCCTATCAAACACTGATCCAAAACTGCTTCCCATCAATTGGTATACCTGCAAATAAGATCAGTATTCTTGGTGTGATGAAGTGCTACATGATACGAGTTGGAAACGGACCATTTCCAACTGAGCTATTCGACGAAAAAGCCAACTACATTAGAGTAAAAGGGAATGAATTTGGCTCTGTATCCAAGAGGCCAAGACGTTGTGGGTGGTTAGACTTAGTCTTGATTGAGCACTCAATAAAATTAAATGGGGTAAATGAAATAGCAATTACCAATGTGGATGCCTTGGCTGGAGTTGAAACCGTTCAGGTCTGCACGAGCTACAAGCTAAATAATAGACCAGTTTGTACCAATGAAGCGTTACTTTATCTCGATGATGTAACACTTGAATATCAGAGCTTTAAAGGCTGGCCAGAACTAGCTGAGCATTATGATAATGTAGAGCAGCTTCCGAATGAATTGATAGAGTATCTGTGTTTTATTCAATCAAGAGTGAATGTCGATATCAGTCACATTTCCTATGGTCCGGATCGAAGTCAGACAATTGAAGTGAGGACCAAATTGCTCAAATGTAACTTCTCCCTGCTTGAGGAGATGTTAGTATGA
- a CDS encoding DUF924 family protein, protein MNNFLNQWFDIYDKGNGVELESLTNDVKLQWFDLLQLAKAEKLNAWNKCPPGRLSLILLFGPVAYLLKDNDKALHEEAKLLCIEGIRKGFDSQLKLVQRRCFYDPLFYSSKAEDHRLLLLLLKGMESQASEDEKKAWFTWFTQASSIG, encoded by the coding sequence GTGAATAATTTCCTAAATCAATGGTTCGATATATACGATAAAGGGAATGGAGTTGAGCTTGAATCCCTCACCAATGATGTAAAATTGCAATGGTTCGATCTCCTTCAGCTTGCTAAGGCGGAAAAATTGAATGCTTGGAATAAATGCCCGCCAGGGAGGTTATCACTGATCTTGCTGTTTGGTCCTGTGGCTTACTTACTCAAAGACAATGATAAAGCGCTACATGAAGAGGCTAAATTGCTCTGTATTGAGGGGATAAGAAAAGGATTTGATTCCCAATTAAAGTTAGTTCAACGTCGATGTTTTTACGATCCACTATTTTATTCATCAAAAGCTGAAGACCATAGGCTATTGTTGCTACTTCTTAAAGGAATGGAATCTCAAGCATCTGAAGATGAGAAAAAAGCGTGGTTTACCTGGTTTACACAAGCTTCCTCCATTGGATAA
- a CDS encoding NUDIX hydrolase, with protein MIRYVTGFMFSDNLQNVALISKIKPAWQKGLLNGVGGKIEHSETAEEAMAREFMEETGVNTNPEDWKLYTILSRPDEYEVNFFYMRDDRVYSVRTIEKEKVDVYQSNFLPDKVIWNLRWLIPLAQDSALQFSQPLRIYEKIAGSVTTLME; from the coding sequence ATGATTCGATATGTAACTGGATTTATGTTTTCTGATAATTTACAGAATGTTGCGCTTATCTCAAAGATAAAACCCGCATGGCAAAAGGGTCTATTAAATGGGGTTGGAGGGAAAATAGAACATTCGGAAACAGCTGAAGAGGCAATGGCAAGAGAATTTATGGAAGAAACTGGAGTTAACACCAATCCAGAAGACTGGAAGTTATACACGATCTTAAGTAGGCCAGATGAATATGAAGTTAATTTTTTTTATATGCGTGATGATCGAGTTTATTCAGTAAGAACCATAGAAAAAGAAAAAGTGGACGTTTATCAATCAAATTTTCTTCCTGATAAGGTCATCTGGAATTTACGCTGGTTAATACCTTTAGCACAAGATAGCGCATTACAATTTTCTCAACCTCTGAGAATTTACGAAAAAATAGCAGGTTCAGTCACCACGTTGATGGAATAA
- a CDS encoding GNAT family N-acetyltransferase, with product MEQILLETERLILRPFELSDAVQVANLAGDPKVSSSTMNIPYPYTLDMAKGWISTHVARWQDSSGLIYAVTEKETDRLLGTVSLVQIFGKKAELGYWFGVPFWGLGYCSEAVTALIDFSFTKLGIDHLHGEHLSSNPASGRVMIKNGMKPVASIKRENRDGLLSSVETYERKCPQI from the coding sequence ATGGAGCAAATCTTGCTGGAAACTGAGAGACTCATCCTACGCCCATTTGAGTTATCAGATGCCGTTCAAGTTGCCAATTTGGCTGGTGATCCCAAGGTATCAAGTTCAACCATGAATATTCCTTACCCCTATACCTTAGACATGGCAAAGGGGTGGATATCAACCCATGTAGCTAGATGGCAGGATAGCTCAGGATTAATTTATGCCGTAACGGAAAAAGAAACTGATCGATTATTGGGCACGGTCAGTTTGGTACAAATTTTCGGTAAAAAAGCCGAGTTGGGCTATTGGTTTGGTGTGCCTTTTTGGGGACTTGGTTATTGCTCAGAGGCTGTTACAGCACTGATCGACTTCTCTTTTACTAAATTGGGCATAGATCATCTCCATGGAGAACATTTATCAAGCAACCCAGCTTCGGGTAGGGTAATGATAAAAAATGGTATGAAGCCTGTGGCGAGTATAAAGAGAGAGAACCGAGACGGCTTACTGTCCAGTGTTGAGACATATGAAAGAAAATGTCCTCAGATATAG
- a CDS encoding 1-(5-phosphoribosyl)-5-[(5-phosphoribosylamino)methylideneamino]imidazole-4-carboxamide isomerase, translating to MNNFTLYPSLDIVGGQALTSQSAIRVTQGKRQQKKIIGSPLDIAKSYQNMGAKWIHIVDLDAASGKGNNVNEVINLIKSVGTKTQICGGIRNVETLETFINAGCDRVNIGSLAIDNPERCKLLLDKYGDRIAIALDVKILGSEHRLATQGWNNICGDLWQMIKALDAHGCRRYVVTDIDRGGMMNTPNLSLLKKVMSVTDTPIVSGGGVSCLKDIENLMDIGVEGTVLGQVLHTKSMSYEQFNRHLTLMRGSDEDDSPSI from the coding sequence ATGAATAATTTCACGTTATACCCATCGTTAGACATTGTTGGTGGGCAAGCCCTAACTTCACAGTCAGCAATACGAGTGACACAAGGGAAAAGGCAACAAAAAAAAATTATTGGTTCGCCCTTAGATATAGCTAAGTCTTATCAAAATATGGGAGCAAAATGGATACATATTGTCGATTTAGATGCAGCTTCTGGAAAAGGGAATAATGTAAATGAAGTTATAAACTTAATAAAGTCGGTTGGGACTAAAACGCAAATTTGTGGTGGGATCCGTAACGTAGAAACATTAGAAACATTTATTAATGCCGGTTGCGATCGAGTGAACATCGGTTCATTAGCCATTGATAACCCTGAACGATGTAAATTATTACTGGATAAATACGGTGATCGGATAGCAATCGCTTTGGATGTAAAAATACTTGGTTCTGAGCACCGTCTAGCAACCCAAGGGTGGAATAACATCTGCGGTGATCTTTGGCAGATGATAAAGGCACTTGATGCTCATGGTTGTCGCCGATACGTCGTTACGGATATCGACAGAGGCGGCATGATGAACACCCCGAACCTGTCTCTATTAAAAAAAGTCATGTCAGTAACAGACACACCCATAGTTTCAGGTGGAGGAGTCTCTTGCCTGAAAGACATCGAAAATTTAATGGATATTGGTGTCGAAGGTACTGTTCTTGGTCAGGTTCTGCACACTAAAAGTATGTCTTATGAACAATTTAATCGACACTTAACACTGATGCGAGGGAGTGATGAGGATGATTCACCATCTATCTGA
- a CDS encoding winged helix-turn-helix domain-containing protein has translation MQQILCPAVVCANCVELSVAFNKLDVCACYLPLSEHAKRALCFMYKSLNELCLYEDLVCFVWESVPVSRSSLPVVICELRKMMKNLNFKIITVRGKGYMLLPVTNVAPSCKGRRII, from the coding sequence ATGCAACAAATATTATGTCCTGCTGTAGTGTGCGCTAATTGTGTAGAGTTGAGCGTTGCATTTAACAAGTTGGATGTGTGCGCCTGTTATTTGCCTCTGAGTGAACATGCTAAGAGGGCTTTGTGCTTCATGTATAAATCATTAAATGAGTTATGTTTGTATGAAGACTTAGTTTGCTTTGTGTGGGAGAGTGTTCCAGTTAGTCGCTCCAGTTTACCCGTAGTGATTTGTGAGTTAAGAAAAATGATGAAAAATCTGAATTTTAAAATTATCACCGTGAGAGGTAAAGGTTACATGCTTTTACCCGTCACTAATGTAGCGCCCAGTTGCAAAGGTCGTCGAATAATCTAA
- a CDS encoding RecX family transcriptional regulator: MQRPPLRQAKTIDNVFNSAYWHLGQQDFTINEIRTKLERKTENQEWIETVLAKLIDNGYLKNDYDFTVRYCEMAFSNELGAGAIRRKLQRRGVSVTEIDTAIEQVMDEQKVDAFKMATSRLLSRFVNFHGTNREKVYAQMTTRGFSRVEIDHALSQHPQRETLRSKLAVKADKADLTTEIIKLFNKGKGETLILQELKQRLIDVSDFEDTLYQLTLTEDVDFYQSCKNELAKKRYDLSDYKGKSKAYAYLSRKGFGSDEIKEAMNPDDDN; this comes from the coding sequence ATGCAGCGCCCACCACTACGTCAAGCCAAAACCATAGATAACGTTTTTAATAGTGCCTATTGGCACCTTGGTCAGCAAGACTTTACCATAAATGAAATTCGCACCAAGCTTGAGCGTAAAACCGAAAATCAAGAGTGGATTGAGACAGTACTCGCCAAACTCATAGACAACGGTTACTTAAAAAATGACTATGACTTTACGGTACGCTATTGCGAGATGGCCTTTAGTAATGAACTCGGTGCAGGCGCGATAAGGCGTAAGTTGCAACGGCGCGGCGTATCCGTTACCGAGATTGATACTGCGATAGAGCAAGTGATGGACGAGCAAAAAGTCGATGCCTTTAAGATGGCCACATCTAGGCTGCTAAGCAGATTCGTTAACTTTCATGGCACCAACAGAGAAAAAGTCTATGCCCAGATGACCACAAGAGGGTTTTCTCGTGTAGAAATTGATCACGCATTATCACAACATCCACAACGTGAAACACTGCGCAGTAAATTAGCCGTAAAAGCAGACAAAGCCGACTTAACAACTGAAATAATCAAACTATTCAACAAAGGCAAAGGCGAAACCCTCATCCTGCAGGAACTAAAACAGCGGCTGATTGATGTGAGCGACTTTGAAGACACTCTGTACCAATTAACGCTCACAGAGGATGTCGATTTTTATCAAAGCTGTAAAAATGAGCTGGCTAAAAAGCGCTATGACTTATCGGACTATAAAGGAAAGTCGAAAGCCTATGCGTATTTATCCCGTAAAGGGTTCGGCAGTGATGAAATAAAAGAGGCAATGAATCCGGATGATGACAACTAG
- a CDS encoding alcohol dehydrogenase family protein produces the protein MNKLPKKMSGVLLTGHGGLEKLEYRTDLPVPIPENDEVLIKVGASAVNNTDINTRVGWYSKCVKEQTDAGAVDSFQTINEDDASWSGIPVKFPRIQGADCCGEIVAVGEQVSPDRIGERVLVRTLQQTVMTPAEYSCITYGSECDGGFSQYTKVLATEAFPIQSFLSDAELASFPCSYSTAENMIDRANVKANDTVLITGASGGVGSAAVQLVKRRHAEVIAICSENKKEQLYKLGADKVIQRGLNLLNSLGKNSVDVVIDLVAGKQWPELPELLRRGGRYTVAGAIAGPIVELDIRTLYLKDLSFFGCTYQSRAVFENLIRYIERSELQPLVAKQYSLLEIKSAQQDFMAKNFVGKLILLPSQ, from the coding sequence ATGAACAAACTACCTAAGAAAATGTCTGGCGTTCTATTGACTGGCCACGGAGGTTTAGAAAAACTTGAGTATCGTACTGACTTGCCCGTGCCAATTCCAGAAAATGATGAGGTACTGATCAAAGTTGGAGCTAGTGCGGTGAACAATACCGATATTAACACCCGTGTCGGTTGGTATTCAAAATGCGTAAAAGAGCAGACTGATGCTGGTGCTGTCGATAGTTTTCAGACTATTAATGAGGATGATGCCAGTTGGTCTGGTATTCCAGTTAAATTTCCTCGGATACAAGGTGCTGATTGTTGTGGTGAAATAGTCGCTGTCGGTGAACAAGTCAGCCCTGACCGAATTGGCGAGCGGGTGCTGGTGCGAACTTTGCAACAAACGGTAATGACACCGGCTGAGTACAGTTGTATTACTTATGGCTCTGAATGTGATGGTGGGTTTTCCCAGTATACTAAGGTACTGGCAACAGAAGCATTTCCGATTCAAAGCTTCTTGAGTGATGCTGAATTAGCGTCGTTTCCATGCTCGTATTCAACGGCTGAAAATATGATCGATCGGGCCAATGTTAAAGCCAATGATACAGTTCTCATTACAGGAGCATCGGGTGGTGTTGGCTCAGCTGCGGTGCAATTGGTCAAACGACGTCATGCTGAGGTCATTGCTATCTGTAGTGAAAATAAAAAGGAGCAGCTTTATAAGCTCGGCGCAGATAAAGTGATCCAACGTGGACTGAACCTGCTTAATTCCTTGGGGAAAAACTCAGTGGATGTAGTCATTGATCTCGTTGCAGGAAAGCAATGGCCCGAACTCCCAGAACTACTACGAAGAGGAGGCCGTTATACTGTTGCGGGAGCTATAGCGGGGCCAATAGTGGAATTGGATATCAGAACGTTATATTTAAAGGATTTGAGTTTTTTTGGCTGCACCTATCAATCAAGAGCAGTGTTCGAAAACCTGATCCGATATATTGAACGTAGTGAGCTTCAGCCCTTAGTCGCAAAACAATATTCATTACTGGAAATTAAAAGTGCACAACAGGATTTTATGGCTAAAAATTTTGTAGGAAAACTGATATTACTGCCATCTCAGTAA
- a CDS encoding HAD family hydrolase: protein MEAHIVWDWNGTLLDDVHVSLEATNRALRKVNVPSLSVKEYKENYCVPVHDFYQKILSRTPTEYEWKVIGQEFNTYYKPVILTASLSNGAKEIIQRRESQSVCSLMEHHLLEEMLSTFKIDHFFNLVQGRMVALSREGKKNHLEQHIQSLSSKHHLSKDQIVLVGDANDDAEAARSLGIASILYSGGTHSYDRLKNVGVPVANTLQKAIEYADNMVNR, encoded by the coding sequence ATGGAAGCTCATATCGTATGGGATTGGAATGGTACATTACTTGATGACGTACATGTATCTCTTGAAGCAACTAACCGCGCATTGCGTAAAGTGAATGTGCCCTCTCTATCAGTAAAGGAATACAAAGAAAACTACTGTGTGCCAGTCCATGATTTTTATCAAAAAATATTGTCTCGGACTCCAACTGAATATGAATGGAAAGTGATTGGTCAAGAATTTAACACCTACTATAAGCCTGTCATTTTAACTGCCTCCCTGTCCAATGGGGCGAAAGAGATCATCCAGCGAAGAGAAAGCCAGTCAGTTTGCTCTCTGATGGAGCATCATCTTTTGGAGGAAATGTTGAGTACTTTTAAGATTGACCATTTTTTTAACTTAGTTCAAGGACGCATGGTAGCGCTCTCAAGAGAAGGTAAAAAAAATCACCTTGAACAGCATATCCAATCATTAAGCAGTAAACATCATCTTTCTAAAGATCAAATCGTACTGGTTGGCGATGCCAACGATGATGCTGAAGCCGCGCGTTCTTTGGGCATAGCTTCGATTCTTTACTCCGGTGGAACTCATAGTTACGACCGTTTAAAAAATGTAGGTGTCCCCGTTGCGAACACGCTACAAAAAGCAATTGAGTATGCTGACAATATGGTAAATAGATAA
- a CDS encoding glycine betaine ABC transporter substrate-binding protein, whose product MVAVEPLLELGLHYEPYALWGVPDYVPEDAVLQVSDLVKPGAIARMNKDIQGINPGAGITRFSTKIMDTYGLKDAGYFFHTGSEEDCFSAFETAVNNKEWIIVPLWKPQFLHHSYQIREISEPKGLLGILDRAVLLLRQDRASLFTQAQLDRLDALRFSNEIIAALDYQVSREGKPIDTVTKAWLSQSSC is encoded by the coding sequence ATGGTTGCCGTCGAGCCTTTACTTGAGTTAGGTTTGCATTACGAACCTTATGCACTTTGGGGAGTGCCTGATTACGTACCAGAAGATGCGGTTTTGCAAGTCAGCGACTTAGTCAAACCCGGTGCTATTGCTCGAATGAATAAAGATATTCAAGGCATTAATCCAGGTGCGGGGATCACTCGTTTCTCAACCAAAATAATGGATACATATGGCCTTAAGGATGCAGGTTACTTTTTCCATACTGGCAGCGAAGAAGACTGCTTTAGTGCCTTTGAGACAGCCGTAAACAATAAAGAGTGGATTATCGTACCGCTATGGAAGCCGCAATTCTTGCACCACAGCTACCAAATTCGTGAAATATCAGAGCCAAAAGGCTTGCTAGGCATCCTAGACAGAGCCGTGCTTTTGCTACGTCAGGACCGCGCCTCTCTATTTACTCAGGCACAATTAGACCGACTAGATGCACTGCGCTTTTCAAATGAAATCATTGCAGCGCTTGATTACCAAGTATCTCGAGAAGGCAAGCCTATAGATACTGTGACCAAGGCATGGTTAAGTCAATCGTCATGCTGA
- a CDS encoding putative porin, giving the protein MRLFTASTLAIALLSVNAMAAEDNAFQHEASVGYLTNSDEMGDGILGVNYRYYVNPVEQNTSPYALNGFLAQESNIGALYTNFDDKNIDTVGVDGTYVFDSNWFVGLNYQRNSIGNVDLNTYGVELGYYVNDNTSFSAFFDDGTDDNAEESYGLTIRRYLELDSTPGIDLSANWLHADSENNYTLGADWYVSNSWSVGSGYTRDSDDGDFDIRTAYWLRISDDFSANFAVSKIINGDIDGVGLGIALTGRF; this is encoded by the coding sequence ATGAGATTATTTACAGCTTCAACATTGGCGATAGCCCTATTAAGTGTAAACGCAATGGCTGCCGAGGATAATGCCTTTCAACATGAAGCTAGTGTCGGTTACTTGACCAACTCAGATGAAATGGGAGATGGGATTCTAGGCGTCAACTACCGATACTATGTTAATCCTGTAGAACAAAACACCAGCCCTTACGCACTCAATGGATTTCTGGCTCAAGAATCTAATATCGGGGCACTCTATACTAATTTTGATGACAAAAATATTGATACCGTCGGTGTTGATGGCACTTATGTCTTCGATTCCAATTGGTTTGTGGGCCTAAACTACCAACGTAACAGTATCGGCAATGTTGACCTCAACACTTACGGCGTTGAACTGGGTTATTATGTTAATGATAACACCTCATTTTCAGCTTTTTTTGATGATGGCACAGATGACAATGCAGAGGAAAGTTACGGATTAACCATTCGTCGTTATTTAGAATTAGACTCCACGCCTGGTATTGATTTATCAGCAAACTGGCTACATGCCGACTCAGAAAACAACTACACCTTAGGCGCTGACTGGTACGTATCCAACTCATGGTCTGTTGGCTCAGGGTATACGCGTGATTCGGATGATGGGGATTTCGATATCAGGACAGCTTATTGGTTACGCATCTCTGATGATTTTTCCGCTAACTTCGCTGTCTCAAAAATCATTAATGGGGATATCGACGGTGTGGGTTTAGGTATCGCACTCACAGGTCGTTTCTAA